A stretch of Desulfurivibrio alkaliphilus AHT 2 DNA encodes these proteins:
- the acsB gene encoding acetyl-CoA decarbonylase/synthase complex subunit alpha/beta, whose product MSKIICSAAIRGAHKIVDMAEERYQAALKKYGPEQEVAFPNTAYFLPIIYSMLGAKVEKLGDMGDIFTECRKLLPEQVSENLWLPYLAPALDAGMATFFAEEMFEAVRYLEEPNFYTKTEDPLADNIWLGAADDVIFRKRGVEFVDGTAPGFAAIMGSPADPEMASKIALELQEKNLYIFMHDQTGGISMPEQLVKQDVQIGWNTRLVPFGKSYSTAVFAIGFACRVAMAFGGIKPGDYKGNLIYNKDRTFAFVMAFGPVSDEWYANAAGAINWGFPTISDYDIPQVLPTGICTYEHVVSQVPHEEIVQKAIEVRGLKVSVTKIDIPMSFGPAFEGERIRKDDLFMECGGGRTTGVEVLVSKEMDEVEDGKITVEGPDIQEIEQGQNLPLGILVEVAGREMQSDYEPILERQFHHLINYIQGLMHMGQRDIMWLRIGKAAVEKGFSLSHIGKVLHGKLHQEFGAIVDKIQVKIYTTQEKVDEVMELAKSVYEGRDERLGSMTDETEEVFYSCTLCQSFAPSHVCIITPERIGMCGAYNWLDGKASYQINPTGPNQPIPKGECLDPALGIFQGINEFVDQASRGAVTDLACYSLMNSPMTACGCFEAIAAMLPQCNGIMVVNRDYMGMTPSGMKFTTLAGMAGGGAQTPGFMGVSKHYLTSPKLFLAEGGLARLVWLPKMLKEEIKDKLIERAEAAGLPGFYDKIATEEEGTTEEEILEFLKKVNHPALEMESVV is encoded by the coding sequence ATGTCCAAGATCATCTGTTCCGCCGCCATCCGGGGCGCCCACAAGATCGTCGACATGGCCGAGGAACGTTACCAGGCGGCCCTCAAAAAATACGGCCCTGAGCAGGAAGTGGCCTTTCCCAACACCGCCTACTTTCTGCCCATCATCTACAGTATGCTGGGAGCCAAGGTGGAAAAGCTGGGCGACATGGGTGATATTTTCACCGAATGCCGCAAGCTGCTGCCGGAGCAGGTCAGCGAAAATCTTTGGCTGCCCTACCTGGCCCCGGCGCTCGATGCCGGCATGGCCACCTTCTTTGCCGAAGAGATGTTCGAGGCGGTGCGTTACCTGGAAGAGCCCAACTTTTACACCAAGACCGAAGACCCCCTGGCCGACAACATCTGGCTGGGAGCGGCCGACGACGTGATCTTCCGTAAGCGCGGGGTGGAGTTCGTCGACGGCACCGCCCCGGGGTTTGCCGCCATCATGGGCTCGCCCGCCGACCCCGAGATGGCCAGTAAAATCGCCCTTGAGCTGCAGGAAAAAAACCTCTACATCTTCATGCATGACCAGACCGGCGGCATCAGCATGCCCGAGCAGTTGGTCAAGCAGGATGTGCAGATCGGCTGGAACACCCGCCTGGTACCATTCGGCAAGAGCTACAGCACCGCGGTCTTTGCCATCGGCTTTGCCTGCCGGGTGGCCATGGCCTTCGGCGGCATCAAGCCCGGCGACTACAAGGGCAACCTGATCTACAACAAGGACCGGACCTTTGCCTTTGTCATGGCCTTCGGCCCGGTTTCCGACGAGTGGTACGCCAACGCCGCCGGCGCCATCAACTGGGGTTTCCCCACCATCTCCGACTACGATATTCCCCAGGTGCTGCCCACCGGCATCTGTACCTACGAGCACGTGGTCAGCCAGGTACCCCATGAAGAGATCGTCCAGAAAGCCATCGAGGTGCGCGGCCTGAAGGTCAGTGTCACCAAGATCGACATCCCCATGTCCTTCGGCCCGGCCTTCGAGGGTGAACGGATCCGCAAGGACGACCTGTTCATGGAATGCGGCGGCGGCCGGACCACCGGGGTGGAGGTGCTGGTCTCCAAGGAAATGGACGAGGTGGAAGACGGCAAGATCACCGTGGAAGGGCCGGATATCCAGGAAATCGAGCAGGGCCAGAACCTGCCGTTGGGCATCCTGGTGGAAGTGGCCGGCCGCGAGATGCAGTCCGACTACGAGCCCATTTTAGAGCGCCAGTTCCATCACCTGATCAACTACATCCAGGGCCTGATGCACATGGGCCAGCGGGATATCATGTGGCTGCGCATCGGCAAGGCCGCGGTGGAGAAGGGTTTTTCCCTCTCTCACATCGGCAAAGTGCTCCATGGCAAGCTGCACCAGGAGTTCGGGGCCATCGTCGACAAGATCCAGGTCAAGATCTACACCACCCAAGAGAAGGTGGATGAGGTCATGGAACTGGCCAAGAGCGTTTACGAAGGCCGGGACGAGCGCCTGGGCAGCATGACCGACGAGACCGAGGAGGTCTTTTACTCCTGCACCCTGTGCCAGTCCTTTGCCCCCAGCCACGTCTGCATCATCACCCCGGAACGGATCGGGATGTGCGGCGCCTACAACTGGCTGGACGGCAAGGCCAGTTACCAGATCAACCCCACCGGCCCCAACCAGCCCATTCCCAAAGGGGAGTGCCTGGATCCCGCCCTGGGCATCTTCCAGGGGATCAACGAGTTTGTCGATCAGGCCTCCCGGGGGGCGGTAACCGATCTGGCCTGCTATTCTTTGATGAACAGTCCCATGACCGCCTGCGGTTGTTTCGAGGCCATCGCCGCCATGCTGCCCCAGTGCAACGGGATCATGGTGGTCAACCGCGATTACATGGGGATGACTCCCTCCGGCATGAAGTTCACCACCTTGGCCGGCATGGCCGGCGGTGGCGCCCAGACTCCCGGTTTCATGGGGGTTTCCAAGCATTACCTGACCAGCCCTAAGCTCTTTTTGGCCGAAGGTGGTCTGGCCCGGCTGGTCTGGCTGCCCAAGATGCTCAAGGAGGAGATCAAGGACAAGCTCATCGAGCGGGCCGAAGCGGCTGGCCTGCCCGGCTTTTACGACAAGATCGCCACCGAGGAAGAAGGCACCACCGAGGAAGAGATTCTCGAGTTCTTGAAAAAAGTAAATCACCCGGCCCTGGAAATGGAGTCGGTGGTATAA